From the Sulfuriferula nivalis genome, the window TAAAAAATAACCGAGCGATATTGCGTACCAACATCATTACCTTGACGATTTAATGTCGTAGCATCATGAATAGTAAAAAAAACATGCAATATATCTACCAAACTAGTCTGCTGTGTATCGTATGTAACTTGAACTACTTCTGCATGTCCGGTCGTACCCGTACACACATCCTCATATACAGGATCAGGTTGCGCACCGCCCATGTAGCCTGATACAACACGTATTACACCATGCATTTTTTCAAACACAGCCTCAAGACACCAGAAGCAGCCGCCGCCTAAAGTTACTGTTGATATTTCGTGATTATTTCCTGTTGACATTCAACTCTCTCACTTCCATATACCAAATACAAAAAAACAGGTTAAAATATGATTTTTTACTATCATGAAGGACGTTAGGTATGTCAGGTCATTTCCCTTTCAGCGGCAACACTAACCGTGTAAGCGTATTCGGTTTTTACGATCGTCACAACCTAAACACCACCATGCAAGAAAAGTATTATAAATGGTGGTACGACTGGGCGAAAAACTTTGTCATGAATGACCCAGACTTGAGCGCTGTTAAGGGTTATGAATTCAAAAACTACCCTTACGGCCAACACTCCCATACGGACTTCCATTTACGTCAAGGTTTATGGGCTACCACGCTAATTGATTTGGGTGGCTTCATTACAGGTACATTGTTTGGCAAAATGTCAGATGACGCCATGCATAAACTGGATGAAGATCATCACCACTTCCTGCATAAGCTTGAAGAAGAAGCTAAACAGAATCCACGTCCAGCATCACCTGAAATCGGCTGGTTCCGCCATTTCTAAACTCACCAGCAGTCAACGCCGCGAGATATTTTCCCGTTTCGCGGCGGTTAATCCCACCCCTACCACTGAACTCGAATATCAAAGCACATTTGAATTATTGGTAGCGGTTGTACTTTCAGCACAAGCAACTGATAAAAGCGTCAACATTGCCACACGCATTTTATTTAAAATTGCTAATACCCCTGAAGATATATTTGCACTAGGTGAACAGCGCTTAGCTGAATACATTCAGAGAATAGGCTTATACAAAAGCAAAGCCAGACACTTAATCGCGACTTGCCAAATTCTGGTTGAGCAGCATAACAGCATCGTTCCCAATAACCGCACCGAATTAGAAGCATTACCTGGCGTAGGACGTAAAACTGCAAACGTCATACTCAACACTGCATTTGGCGAAGCTGTCATGGCGGTGGATACCCATATATTTCGGGTATCTAATCGCATCGGGCTGGCGCCTGGTAAAACAGTACTAATTGTTGAACAAAAATTAATGAAAGCCATACCTAAAGATTATATGGTCAATGCACATCACTGGCTGATATTGCATGGCCGATACATTTGCAAGGCACGCAAACCTGACTGCACCCATTGCATCATTGCTGACCTCTGCAAATACAAAGATAAAACCGTATGATAGCCACCGGCATCGCAACGGGTAAAACCGCTGACCCTGCTATTGCAGCACAAGCAGTTGCAATGGCAATGGATAAGCTATCAGTTACTCACGCCAATAGTGTATTACTTTTTTTGAGCGATGCATTTGCACGAGACCCACAACCTGCACTGCTCGCTGCATCACGCCAGAGTCAATGCATACAAATCAGCGGTTGTAGTGCTGCAGGTATATTCACTGAACAAGACTGGGTACTTGACGCTCCTGCTGCCGCTGCCATGGTATTTAGCGGAAATCTGGGTCTAAATACTGCACACTCTCCTGAATCTGACGACTTATTGCTAGCACTGACAGCCCCTAACGCCATTAACCACAACTGGATTAAATCGCCAGGACAACGTTTCGGCGGCGTAGCCGGTGATGCTACTGGCCACGGCCTATACAAAGTTTGGAATAATGGAAAAATCAACACCGCAGGACACTGTGAACTATATTTGCCCAACACGACTGGTGCTATCGGCATATCGCACGGCATCCGCGCCTTAACTGCCCCTGTAACCGTTACCGAATCCAATGGCTACGATGTGCTATCTCTAGGCCGTCAATCTGCACTCAACCTGCTTGCCAGAGAGTTACCACTTGAGATTCGTGAGTTACCACGTATACCACTCCACCTCATCATGGCGGCAGAAGTCTACGGAGAGCCTGATTCGGCACTAATGGATGGTCGTTATCGTCTTATCCCTGTTATCGCCACCAACACTGACGACAGATCCGTGACGTTGGCATCTCGTTTAGCTGAAGGCAGCC encodes:
- the msrA gene encoding peptide-methionine (S)-S-oxide reductase MsrA, with the translated sequence MSTGNNHEISTVTLGGGCFWCLEAVFEKMHGVIRVVSGYMGGAQPDPVYEDVCTGTTGHAEVVQVTYDTQQTSLVDILHVFFTIHDATTLNRQGNDVGTQYRSVIFYYDEMQKKTSAEVLTQLQSKMDRPVVTELSPATEFYRAEEMHQHYFELHPQQGYCQYVVAPKVAKFQQHFPQWVEVRG
- the nth gene encoding endonuclease III; the protein is MSKLTSSQRREIFSRFAAVNPTPTTELEYQSTFELLVAVVLSAQATDKSVNIATRILFKIANTPEDIFALGEQRLAEYIQRIGLYKSKARHLIATCQILVEQHNSIVPNNRTELEALPGVGRKTANVILNTAFGEAVMAVDTHIFRVSNRIGLAPGKTVLIVEQKLMKAIPKDYMVNAHHWLILHGRYICKARKPDCTHCIIADLCKYKDKTV
- a CDS encoding FIST N-terminal domain-containing protein, producing the protein MIATGIATGKTADPAIAAQAVAMAMDKLSVTHANSVLLFLSDAFARDPQPALLAASRQSQCIQISGCSAAGIFTEQDWVLDAPAAAAMVFSGNLGLNTAHSPESDDLLLALTAPNAINHNWIKSPGQRFGGVAGDATGHGLYKVWNNGKINTAGHCELYLPNTTGAIGISHGIRALTAPVTVTESNGYDVLSLGRQSALNLLARELPLEIRELPRIPLHLIMAAEVYGEPDSALMDGRYRLIPVIATNTDDRSVTLASRLAEGSQMFWAIRQPLAAERSMRVAVDRTAQILGHDPKFAIIASSSGRGPGFYGGIDKDLLAVKSCFPDLPFIGFYGNGEICWLNDSNQLLEYSTVFGLFDYNV